From Anopheles arabiensis isolate DONGOLA chromosome 3, AaraD3, whole genome shotgun sequence, a single genomic window includes:
- the LOC120901016 gene encoding uncharacterized protein LOC120901016, with translation MYFFFVLASLMVANPALAYLSAGMKDQFLSDMLLRELVDRMGKDLAEAADSYIDPSAMDELPASRLALMARVTKDLESEQLDYDALLDGSNPNPSPRDQEYLQHSSLWGHQYVSGGAGEGPNRPKPQVKTDASLPAYCNPPNPCPVGYTEDQGCTMDFENTAAFSREYQAAQDCMCDAEHMFNCPAAAQSESNPQMDSDLENFIARQFHTQEHKNLVAKKFHVKKSYNPFLQGEKLPVAAKKGFNVNV, from the exons ATgtacttcttttttgttttagcctCGCTGATGGTGGCTAACCCAGCGTTAGCATACCTATCAGCGGGCATGAAG GATCAGTTTCTGTCAGACATGCTGCTACGCGAGCTGGTCGATAGGATGGGCAAGGATTTAGCCGAGGCAGCCGACTCGTACATCGATCCGTCCGCGATGGACGAGCTGCCCGCCAGCCGGCTCGCCCTGATGGCACGCGTCACCAAGGATCTCGAGTCGGAGCAGCTCGATTACGATGCGCTGCTCGATGGCTCGAACCCGAACCCGTCACCCCGGGACCAGGAGTATCTGCAGCACAGCTCGCTGTGGGGCCACCAGTACGTGTCGGGTGGGGCGGGCGAAGGACCGAACCGTCCCAAGCCGCAGGTGAAAACCGATGCTAGCCTGCCGGCGTACTGCAATCCGCCGAATCCTTGCCCGGTCGGGTACACGGAAGATCAGGGATGCACGATGGATTTCGAGAATACGGCCGCGTTCAGTCGCGAGTACCAGGCGGCCCAGGACTGTATGTGCGATGCCGAGCACATGTTCAACTGTCCGGCGGCAGCGCAAAGCGAAAGCAACCCGCAGATGGATTCGGATCTGGAAAACTTCATTGCCCGCCAGTTCCACACGCAGGAGCACAAGAATCTGGTCGCTAAAAAGTTCCACGTAAAGAAG AGTTACAACCCCTTCTTGCAAGGTGAAAAGCTTCCGGTTGCCGCCAAGAAAGGCTTCAACGTCAATGTTTAA